The Malus domestica chromosome 10, GDT2T_hap1 nucleotide sequence AAAGGGGAATGAATTAACCAAACCTGGACGCGCTTGGGGCTTCGGACTTCAAATGTCGCGTTCGTGCTGATGGAAGTGGTAGCCAGCGGTCCAGCAAACTGGACAGAGTTTTGTACGGTAAAATTCTCAGAGTCAATTGTCTGAGATATCTCTTCAaccttcaccaatggaagcgtCCCTCTTGACAACAATGGAAACAGTCCCGCAAATGAAGTGTACCTGTAAAACAAATTGTCTATATGAATCGCTGAATTTAAGTCAacaaattcttcttcttttttaacaaTGCGATATTTAAAACTACTCTAAATTGTGCGAGAACCCTGCAAAATAGTGGCCACACCGCCATACTAAGGAGCCTACAAAAACAACAATCAAGTTTTAACCCAGAACATCTGTAAGTCTTCGGTTCACGTGTCCATACCATCTTAACTAATTTTCTCTTGTCCTATTTTCAATTGCGGCAACTCTAAGCAGCCTAACAATACAAATTATTTACTAAACTATATGAAGTAGAGAATAAATACTACTTATTCCATGAAATTTTCATTTACTATATATTTACACCAAGTGATGGGAGAATGAATTGACTTCGAACTCGTCCACCAAATTTAAATCTCTCAGTTACCATAACAATATTTTACTCTACGTTGAAATTTGGAAGTTTTAACAACACTCCCGAtcctgttcacttttaacgaaaaaccacatttataccttttctaatactattcactgtacttaaaaaaaaagactattcattaaaaataaaataaaaaattagatttttCGTAAGTTTTCCattgaaattttgatttaagtCACATCTATGCATCGAAATTTTGATTAAGTAACACAATTAGTGGGCTGTAAGCAGAGTATAATATCACTAAATTGTAGTGACAAATAAATAGGCGGAGTTGGAGCTACTTACGCTAGAATCCATTTGCCATTGAGGAGAGGCAAGGCCTCAGTCGGAGCCGGAGTCGGGTTTTTGGCCTCCAACTGGGTAATAAGCTCCACAATCTCGGCCCGGGTCTCGCTGGTGGCGCTCAGCCCACGATTAGTCCCGTAAAACGAGtccaccaaagccttcttcagcTGACTAATCTCCGCTGGCTCCGGCTCAGCCGGCTTCTCCTCCACGGCCACAGCTACATCCCCGCCCGACTCGACCTCCCTCTCATTGCCCCACTCGTCATCGTTCGCCGATCGGATCCGGGTCGATGGTCGGGCCCCGACGATCAAATTGAATTTTTTAGTGGATTTGGCAGCGGCGATCCCCACGGAGTTTCGCGAAAGGAGGAGGCAAGGCTTGGAGGTGAGACGGTGGCGCGGCGGGTTTAGCAacagagggtttagggttagctGCGAGACGAAGGCCATGTTTGGGTGCTTTTTTCTTGAGCTGAGATTTTGTGAAAAGCAGAGAGAGTGAAGAAATGCTTCTGGCTTTTCTTTGTTTCAACAACCGAACTTGGGAAAATTGATTAGCATGGCTCGAAACAGGGAGAGGAGTTGAAGCCAGTAGTAATTTCGGTACTCCTGCTTCGTCTTGCTGGCCAATTCTATGTGAAAACCCAATTATGCCCTCGACTCGATTATGCTAGATATGATTGTGTCCTctcattttcttcctcctcttctttggaaAAAAGATTATCTCCGGATTTCTTCTATTAAAATTTACGGATCAATTGATTcggatttttaaaatttaattcaatagtTAAAAATAGAGGCcctttttaaaagttataataattttagctgtttgatcaaatttctaaAACTCAGATCACTTGATCCTTAAGATTTGATGGAAGAGATCTGGGATGAtctctttccttctttttttaccataaataaataatttactctttttcttttagGAGTATTATTGACATtccaaaatctcattttacacttcttacaagtgtatttttcttttcaaatataaaaaatttgaaacgtAAAGTAAAATGTTTGAAGTACCAATAATAATTCCATTTCTTTTACATATATTGATTTATGTCCAATCGACTGGATATTGCTTAGAATTTTACTCAAACTtgctaatttaattaaaaataatacgCGTTGTATCTAATAACTATCAAATTTTCTGAACTACTTTGTCGTAcgtaaaaaacaaaatgaatctGCATATTGCCACCCACAATTACTATGTTTTGAGATATGATGAGAAGGGCAAAATGGTACTCACGCTCCCAAAATTATGTGGGAGAAGTACACATGGATCCCGTCCACAACTGCAAAATTTATGGGACAAATTTATGTCGATCAATAAAACAAACTACAAAATTAATGACACGTTTCAAAGTTGTGCTGGGAGAGCCAGAGAGGACGTCGTCGTTTTTATACGATTTTGGTAAACCATATATTTTTGGTTGTCACCCTTCCATCTTGTTTGGTCAGTTTTAACCTTGATGTGAGAACTTAATGAGTGAGTGAGAAGCTCATGTCTTCACGttctttttcttccatttttgtaGGAAAATATTTCATGGCTTAGGGTATTATACCGTCAGATTTACTCGATGTAGTATGGACCGTCAAATGTGTGATGTTTTaagtatcattttcattttcaggAATGCACTCACATATTATTGTTGATTACATAAAAGCTCAGCCGATTTCAAGATACGtcaaaaattttgaattgaCTTCTTGTTGTGAGTTGAAATTCGTGTATGTATTTACGTTTCACTTTCCCAAGTTATGAGTCAAATAGATATACGAGAATAGATTCCCGATTACACGGTCACACCCAAATGTTTATTCATAAGAGGTTAGTAACTTAATACTGTTGGAGTCATACAATTTTCGTGTAAACCATGACAAACCAACCAAGTTCCCCAAAATCTCTATATCTTGCTCAGCTTTGAATAAATTGCCCTTAGTttttgtaaagataaatttggGTGGATTTGGGCCTTGGGAATGGGCTTTCGGGTTTTCCTGGACTGGGGAAAAGTCAAAGATGAAAGCTTGGGTGGGCTTAGAACTTCTGGGCTATAACATTATTTAAGAAaatttaaagagatatttgcAGGCACAAGTTTGACATTTCTGAAAGTAATCCGAATTGGCACGAGTTTATGGAATTCGGAAATTGAATTGATATTCATTCATGAAATTTTTTGGATCGGAGTTGAaaacatgtattttttttatctgaTTAGGCCAAAATCAAACAATAGTGATGTTcagcataaaaaataaaaaccatcaCTATGACATCTTCATGTGTAAAAGTTGTTCGGAAAATATACATGGGAAGTTTTTTCAATGACCTTTTGAATACTTGGTATGGGTCATTTTTGTACCCTTGAAGTGTTTGATATAATACATGTTAGTCATATCTCGACAAAACTCAACAGGTTACGTTGAGAGCACTCGAAAAATTTTATTCATAACACTCATTATATTACTTTGTCATATGTTGATATCTGTTGACATATTTAAAAACTTATATATTTAATTCTCAGACCCTCAATGTTCGAATCCTAACTTTAGTTGACTTCGCCGTTGCTTCAGCATCAATGTATTTATGCACCGATATCATTCATGaatcattgaattttttttttcttagtcgCTCATATATCAAATGTAAATGTGGTTTGCCTTGTAGTAGAAAAATATGAAGGGCATTGCATGCATATCAAAAGGGAccggcttctctgccctcccatttttcatacactgtcattcctttttattttgtgcgatcacgattaagccacatcaatattttatattaatttttttataaagagaataagacaaaaaataacagTGACATGACTTAATCGTAACCACACAAATAGAAGGGGATAAGAATGTATAGGAAGTGGGATGGTAGAGGAGCCTGGTCCTATCAAAAGACCGAATACATTATTGGTAGAAAATGAATTTCGTGCAAAATTGTTAATTAAATAATGAGGATTTCAGCAATCATGGTTGCCACTTGCCAGCGAATATTGACCActgaaattacaaattaaatcaCTAGGATTAACAAAATTAAGAACACAGTTAATGCCCCTAATCCTTATAATTATGAGATGGTAATCGAGGTTCAAGCATGGTGTTACGAGTGAATCCTACATTGATGAGAAAATGAATCTTGCAAGTGTTTATAAATAGTTAAATTACTCTTTATATTATTAActgattttataaaaaaacatcAATTTCTTCACGGAACCACTTATGCTACATAACCAACCAAATCGGAGCAATACAGAGTTGCATGAGCCCTGCTACGTTGCGAAATCACGTTATTAAATTATCAATCACACTATTA carries:
- the LOC103446758 gene encoding plastid-lipid-associated protein, chloroplastic-like, with the translated sequence MAFVSQLTLNPLLLNPPRHRLTSKPCLLLSRNSVGIAAAKSTKKFNLIVGARPSTRIRSANDDEWGNEREVESGGDVAVAVEEKPAEPEPAEISQLKKALVDSFYGTNRGLSATSETRAEIVELITQLEAKNPTPAPTEALPLLNGKWILAYTSFAGLFPLLSRGTLPLVKVEEISQTIDSENFTVQNSVQFAGPLATTSISTNATFEVRSPKRVQIKFEEGVIGTPQLTDSLVIPENVDFLGQKIELAPFKGLLNSVQDTASSVVKTISSQPPFKFSIPSSNAQSWLLTTYLDGELRISRGDNGSVFVLIKAGSPLLTR